The Streptomyces sp. R28 region GACGAGCCGACGAGCGCGCTGGACGTGTCGGTCCGGGCCCAGATCCTGACCCTCCTGCTGGACCTGAAGGAGCGGCTGGGTCTGGCCCTGGTCTTCGTCTCCCACGACATCCAGACGGTACGGCGGATGAGCGACCGCGTGATCACGATGTACCTGGGCCGGATCGTCGAGGAGTCCCCGGCGGCCGACGTCACCGACGGATCCCGGCACCCGTACACCCGCGCCCTCTTCTCCGCGACGCCCGGCCTGCTCGACCCGATCGACCCGATCCCGCTGGTGGGCCCGGTCCCGTCGGCGACCCGACCGCCGAGCGGGTGCCCCTTCCGGACGCGGTGCTGGAAGGCGGAGGGGGTATGCGCTGAGGTGATGCCGGACTTCTCGGCCGCGTCGGGCCCGGAGCACCGTTACAGGTGTCACCATCCGGTGGAGGAGGGCGAGGCCACCCGCGACCTCGTACGGCAGAGTCACCTTTCCAAGGAGCCTTGATGACCATCCCCACCCCGCTCACCGGTGTCGTCCCGCCCGTCTGCACGCCCCTGACACCCGGCCGCGAGGTGGACGTCCCGTCCCTGCTCAGGCTGGTCGACCACCTGATGCAGGGCGGGGTGCACGGCCTGTTCGTGCTCGGTTCGTCGTCGGAGGCGGCGTATCTGACGGACCGGCAGCGCAGGGTTGTGGTGGAGGCGGTGACGGGGCATGTGGGGGGCCGGCTCCCCGTACTGGCGGGCGTGATCGACATGACGACGCCGAGGGTGCTGGACCACGTCCGGGAGGTCACGGAGGCGGGCGCGGACGCGGTGGTGGCGACCGCGCCCTTCTACGCCCGGACCCACCCGACCGAGATCGCCCGCCACTACCGCCTGATCGCGGAGGTATCCCCGGTCCCGGTGGTGGCCTACGACCTCCCGGCCTCCGTCCACACCAAACTGCCCGCCGACGTGATCCTGGACCTCGCCGCCGAGGGCACGCTGGCCGGCCTGAAGGACTCCAGCGGTGACCTGGCCGGGTTCCGTGAGGTCGTCATCGGCGCCCGCACCCGCCCCGACGTCACGGGCTTCAGCGTGCTGACCGGCTCGGAACTCGTCGTCGACGCGGCCCTCGCGGTCGGCGCGGACGGGGCGGTGCCGGGCCTCGCCAACGTCGACCCGCACGGCTACGTCCACCTCGACCGCCTGTGCCGGGCGGGCGACTGG contains the following coding sequences:
- a CDS encoding dihydrodipicolinate synthase family protein; the protein is MTIPTPLTGVVPPVCTPLTPGREVDVPSLLRLVDHLMQGGVHGLFVLGSSSEAAYLTDRQRRVVVEAVTGHVGGRLPVLAGVIDMTTPRVLDHVREVTEAGADAVVATAPFYARTHPTEIARHYRLIAEVSPVPVVAYDLPASVHTKLPADVILDLAAEGTLAGLKDSSGDLAGFREVVIGARTRPDVTGFSVLTGSELVVDAALAVGADGAVPGLANVDPHGYVHLDRLCRAGDWERARVEQERLCALFGMVTVGDPGRMGGSSSALGAFKAALHLRGVIDCAATAEPQVPLSAEEVERVGKFLAGAGLL